A region of Nakaseomyces glabratus chromosome M, complete sequence DNA encodes the following proteins:
- the DIF1 gene encoding Dif1p (CAGL0M00902g~Ortholog(s) have cytoplasm localization): MDNKRHQTSIGSELSEAQNRLSTVGMRIRQRIDRGYAYSGKNVSGMDDQVPIRDVASTIVPQFRTQVLYEQQQQPQQMHRPAMNGPAPMLVNQRTESSNLDCMQEEMLSNGKRRVF, encoded by the coding sequence atGGATAACAAGAGACACCAGACTAGCATTGGCTCGGAGCTAAGCGAAGCCCAGAACAGATTGAGCACTGTGGGTATGCGTATCAGACAGCGTATCGACAGGGGCTACGCATACAGCGGTAAGAACGTCAGCGGCATGGACGACCAAGTGCCTATCAGAGACGTTGCATCCACAATCGTCCCTCAGTTCAGAACGCAGGTACTATACgagcaacagcaacaaccaCAACAAATGCACAGACCAGCCATGAACGGGCCAGCTCCTATGCTTGTGAACCAGAGAACAGAGTCCTCCAACCTCGACTGTATGCAGGAAGAGATGCTGTCCAATGGTAAGAGGAGAGTTTTCTGA
- the LSM3 gene encoding U4/U6-U5 snRNP complex subunit LSM3 (CAGL0M00874g~Ortholog(s) have poly(U) RNA binding activity, role in mRNA splicing, via spliceosome and Lsm1-7-Pat1 complex, U4/U6 x U5 tri-snRNP complex, U6 snRNP, cytoplasm, nucleolus, small nucleolar ribonucleoprotein complex localization), translating into MSLSTPLDLLKLNLDERVYVKLRGARAMEGVLQAFDSHCNIVLSDAVETIYELVDGELKSQERASEMIFVRGDSVTLITAVSEEE; encoded by the coding sequence ATGTCTTTGAGCACACCGTTGGATCTTTTGAAGCTCAATTTAGATGAGAGAGTGTATGTGAAGCTGCGTGGTGCCCGTGCTATGGAGGGTGTGCTGCAGGCGTTTGACTCGCATTGCAATATTGTGCTGAGCGATGCAGTAGAGACCATATATGAGCTAGTGGACGGTGAATTGAAGAGTCAAGAGCGGGCCTCTGAGATGATATTTGTAAGAGGTGATTCTGTAACTCTAATAACAGCAGTTTCCGAAGAAGAATAA
- the MRPL4 gene encoding mitochondrial 54S ribosomal protein uL29m (CAGL0M00858g~Protein of the large subunit of the mitochondrial ribosome) encodes MLRRQFHSGCVQLARTRYTKPKPKNTETRAKEQIRLPTQQTHHSNELRIQPPIPPSTKNIVVPDDHPLWQFFSDKKFMRRPEDLDTTSRAWSIPELRRKSFEDLHSLWYTCLKERNILARENHLLKNAAKNNRNDYEDISEKIRTTMWRIRHVLSERDWAFKRARETFAQNKELQDNLVDDFKKEFLELDSSEDEQAFEMLTRFQEALFGIHEVIEDNVVDRKFVDGLKLVATLKLQRFQSRNDSINAILEESDGQINDVGEAFVVFTADNNLKAVEEACDAIKELRQGENGVSRFDELPTVRGYLKRLVSATTV; translated from the coding sequence ATGTTGAGACGGCAGTTCCATTCTGGGTGCGTGCAGCTGGCGCGGACGAGGTACACGAAGCCCAAGCCGAAGAATACTGAGACGAGGGCAAAAGAGCAGATCAGGTTGCCCACTCAGCAAACACACCACTCTAATGAGTTACGCATTCAACCACCTATCCCTCCGTCTACGAAGAATATTGTGGTACCAGATGACCATCCGCTGTGGCAGTTCTTTTCAGATAAGAAGTTTATGAGACGTCCGGAGGACCTAGACACAACTTCGCGTGCCTGGAGTATTCCCGAGTTAAGAAGGAAGTCATTTGAGGATTTACATTCACTTTGGTATACCTGTTTGAAAGAAAGGAATATTTTGGCTAGGGAAAATCACTTGCTGAAGAACGCTGCCAAGAACAATAGAAATGACTATGAAGACATAAGTGAAAAGATTAGAACTACAATGTGGAGAATCAGACACGTTCTGAGTGAAAGGGATTGGGCTTTCAAAAGAGCGAGAGAGACTTTTGCTCAAAACAAGGAATTACAGGATAATTTAGTGGAtgatttcaagaaagagtTTCTTGAACTTGACTCAAGTGAAGATGAACAAGCATTTGAAATGCTGACAAGATTCCAGGAGGCTCTATTTGGAATTCATGAGGTCATTGAAGATAATGTAGTGGATAGAAAGTTTGTCGACGGTTTGAAACTTGTTGCAACGTTGAAACTTCAGAGATTCCAATCTCGTAACGACTCAATCAATGCCATTTTGGAAGAAAGTGATGGTCAGATCAATGACGTTGGAGAGGCTTTCGTGGTATTTACAGCGGATAACAACTTGAAGGCTGTTGAAGAGGCATGTGATGCAATCAAAGAATTAAGGCAAGGAGAAAATGGAGTCTCGAGATTTGACGAATTACCAACAGTAAGAGGATATTTGAAGAGGTTGGTCAGTGCTACAACTGTCTGA
- the TSR2 gene encoding Tsr2p (CAGL0M00946g~Ortholog(s) have role in maturation of SSU-rRNA from tricistronic rRNA transcript (SSU-rRNA, 5.8S rRNA, LSU-rRNA) and cytosol, nucleus localization), producing MEFDETVYVEAPQGQGNLMFSDEKQQARFELGCSMMVYKWDALDIAVDNQWGGPESAEKRDWITGIIVDLFKNEKIVDAALLEETLLYAMVDEFDTNVEDDSALPIATGIIQVYKDCAAQNYQIVEQLYLEWQSKEKNKPQRVIKVTGDDESSSDEDDEDEEYMNGATGEDTHMHYEEIDVDMENDKSRSEPIVDDDGFELVQKKGKRRN from the coding sequence ATGGAATTTGACGAGACAGTTTATGTGGAGGCTCCTCAGGGTCAAGGAAACTTGATGTTCAGTGATGAAAAACAGCAGGCAAGGTTTGAGCTAGGGTGTTCTATGATGGTATACAAGTGGGATGCTCTGGATATAGCTGTTGACAACCAATGGGGTGGTCCAGAATCAGCTGAGAAAAGAGATTGGATAACCGGTATTATCGTGGACTTATTCAAGAATGAAAAGATTGTCGATGCAGCTCTGTTAGAAGAAACGTTATTGTACGCCATGGTTGACGAATTTGATACTAATGTTGAGGATGACTCTGCCTTACCGATTGCAACTGGTATAATTCAAGTGTATAAAGACTGTGCTGCTCAAAACTACCAGATTGTTGAACAACTTTACCTGGAATGGCAAAGCAAGGAAAAGAATAAGCCACAACGAGTTATAAAGGTCACTGGTGATGATGAATCATCCTCAGATGAagacgatgaagatgaagaataCATGAACGGTGCTACTGGCGAGGACACACATATGCATTACGAAGAAATTGATGTGGATATGGAGAACGATAAGTCGAGATCAGAGCCAATAGTAGATGATGATGGTTTCGAGCTGGTTCAAAAGAAAGgtaaaagaagaaactga
- the CAR2 gene encoding ornithine-oxo-acid transaminase (CAGL0M00880g~Putative ornithine aminotransferase; protein abundance increased in ace2 mutant cells): MNFNISSKETVELEQKYSAHNYHPLPVVFHKASGAHVWDPEGKEYLDFLSAYSAVNQGHCHPKIVKALVDQASTLTLSSRAFSNDVFAVFAKYVTEYFGYEMVLPMNTGAEAVETALKLARRWGYEVKKIPDNEAIVLGAQGNFHGRTFGAISLSTDEEDSRKHFGPFLTNTTAKNPSKGQAIRYGHIEDLEQAFESHGDKIAAVILEPIQGEAGIVVPPKGYLLDVQNLCKKYNSLFICDEIQTGIGRTGKLLCFEHTEGVKPDVVLLGKAISGGVLPVSCVLSSREIMSCFTPGSHGSTFGGNPMASRVAIAALDVIKEEKLVERAQKLGDLLQDELRKLQAQSDGMISEVRGVGLLTAIVIDSQKAQGRTAWDLCLLMKDKGVLAKPTHDHIIRLAPPLVISEEDLLKGVQAMKEALVELPSAPISGH; the protein is encoded by the coding sequence ATGAACTTTAACATTAGCTCCAAGGAAACTGTTGAACTAGAACAGAAATACTCTGCGCACAACTACCACCCTCTGCCTGTGGTGTTCCACAAGGCGTCTGGTGCTCACGTTTGGGACCCTGAGGGGAAGGAGTACTTGGATTTTCTGAGTGCTTACTCTGCTGTGAACCAAGGTCATTGTCACCCAAAGATCGTCAAGGCACTAGTCGACCAAGCATCGACTCTAACTCTGTCATCTAGAGCGTTCTCCAACGATGTGTTTGCCGTTTTCGCAAAGTACGTAACTGAATATTTCGGCTATGAGATGGTGTTGCCAATGAACACTGGTGCTGAAGCTGTAGAAACCGCTTTGAAATTGGCAAGAAGGTGGGGTTACGAAGTCAAGAAGATTCCAGACAACGAGGCCATTGTTCTTGGTGCGCAAGGTAACTTCCATGGTAGAACATTTGGTGCAATCTCTTTGTCTACTGATGAGGAAGACTCCAGAAAGCACTTTGGTCCATTTTTGACAAACACAACTGCCAAGAACCCATCAAAGGGACAGGCAATTAGATATGGCCATATCGAGGACTTGGAACAGGCTTTTGAGTCTCATGGTGACAAGATTGCCGCAGTGATCCTTGAACCTATTCAAGGTGAAGCTGGTATTGTTGTGCCACCAAAGGGCTACCTATTGGATGTCCAAAACTTGTGTAAAAAATACAACTCTCTTTTCATCTGTGATGAAATTCAAACTGGTATCGGTAGAACTGGTAAGTTGCTATGTTTTGAGCATACTGAAGGTGTAAAACCTGATGTAGTTCTGTTGGGTAAAGCCATTTCTGGTGGTGTTTTGCCAGTGTCTTGTGTGCTGTCATCTCGTGAAATCATGTCCTGCTTTACACCGGGCTCCCATGGTTCCACTTTTGGTGGTAACCCAATGGCCTCAAGAGTTGCAATTGCCGCTCTTGATGTCATCAAGGAAGAGAAATTGGTTGAGAGAGCTCAAAAACTCGGAGATCTACTACAAGATGAACTACGTAAACTTCAAGCACAGTCAGACGGTATGATTTCCGAAGTAAGAGGTGTAGGTTTACTAACTGCCATTGTCATTGACTCACAAAAGGCCCAAGGCCGTACAGCATGGGACCTATGTCTATTAATGAAAGACAAAGGTGTCCTAGCCAAGCCAACGCACGACCACATAATTAGATTGGCTCCACCATTGGTCATCTCAGAGGAGGACTTGTTGAAGGGTGTTCAAGCTATGAAAGAAGCATTGGTAGAACTACCAAGTGCTCCAATTAGCGGTCATTAG
- the ECM30 gene encoding Ecm30p (CAGL0M00924g~Ortholog(s) have cytoplasm localization): MGNTDSKLNSLYKEHLLKLARPEITSIDNSQNGVICLFNPEYSLREIIDLYNNRGNITPDKSLKHTSDNHSTSIEDNLFTDYYKNFLKFDFQKIDNFNDLISKDELRTIYKNNKENYLNLIRFVILKIILIPSIFGNTQNKSSFNKLFKQLLTCIKILTKLVPVYLENIVNGEKDILWDTSPDALFGEHIPDTDLIPVSMTSALKTSLDMPTADLASPHMERPLGAALLDSCLNLLFIEDFTVSSSSDTSQKTGDLTMILWENGINTYDTSYYTQFVHLDANRLQIIELLLALVSIDIYLPVNSDGFKAKDKIKNKYLDYMKYEAREHSVICLTASIINLFCRHSAYYKQEGTNPYKIIPKENSRENPKYSNRNSFDTNPGSSNNINSQWLPELRSKLVISSLQFLNVMICPEESNTKVTKKRMVNTAVSYLATLQREFDLKLILTSVIRIFKLPIDAAIDEDSNLFTFPTASSRKKHQNLSNHSRTSSSSNIKRSTSNSSATSRYDSNPNTVTGSPKLANMRENNTSSYSSLPPLPPILCQSLVFLINVIKINKLVKNQFADKFASKFVVFAVYYLKYYNDNPEYSLTVIPVINMLALYLTSKPLVLLKMLDPFNSNYYTNKIPNAFKLTSGNINNLTYRDFTVIQLCNIADYEVKNNIQPNPIIYETLYNLIPIDPKWLASDTSGADDEELTLLSRKKSINSSGNGLKSCERLSYNASLAVLHLISKMSSRNYLTTYSTPRIASMVTSIPAYVLSPGFKLDLLAILLRAVSLYVVSNTDEAMNLIFAFARHKSVILQLSEVMNSIAKNFSPTNTQISTTDKNIRLRDFYRLHDLSYNNINFRKAFNNDEGFHRSSSPNLIKSNNGKNNDNNDSDNDSMDMNSSAYLVLTKPIAREYSSDDLRNNNLTTREHAGSNNNNNINSSNDKTLQVLEYVDFINDPIISLANESDYFKMRPKWPVGISMKSKVKSSMKKDFVRSWQGNDSMVLLVKIVKVLLYDFPEIATINNSEYYVLLKKMEESKDHFLSMIKDNIPIYMRTGSSIQHQKLSIDDESKFSTIWFYTLCWSDIFNTHSSPYNKSLINELEEVEETNDIIPTISNNGSNIFADPGSPVLERWNSNSSNLSRTNSNSSSLMGYFFQQPQSASSNRSSVDHTSRFIESKNASAPTKKASAPQNSSFSLFKFSWTGFNKNGNSDDCDVIKEEEETTVSQTSTRNGVNQQIFVSALDMSLLKSNIWVDTKVRMFIVEREEKEEFSLLDMTSTFFKKLKFNNSAAMSNWESNNIPGSTPLASVPFAARNPMF; encoded by the coding sequence ATGGGGAATACGGACTCTAAACTTAATTCCCTGTATAAGGAGCATCTGTTGAAACTAGCCAGACCTGAAATCACGTCTATTGACAACTCTCAAAATGGCGTCATTTGTCTTTTCAATCCAGAATACTCTTTGAGAGAGATTATAGATCTATATAACAACAGAGGCAACATAACACCCGACAAGAGTTTAAAGCATACTTCTGACAATCACAGTACCTCCATTGAGGATAATCTATTCACAGACTATTACaagaatttcttgaagtttgACTTCCAAAAAATTGACAATTTTAATGACTTGATTTCGAAAGATGAACTGCGAACAATATACAAGAATAACAAGGAGAATTATTTAAACCTGATAAGGTTTGTTATCctaaaaataatactaatACCATCAATATTTGGGAATACTCAGAATAAATCCTCTTTCAATAAACTATTCAAACAACTCCTCACATGtattaaaatattaacGAAGCTAGTGCCCGTATACTtagaaaatattgttaaTGGTGAGAAGGATATATTATGGGACACATCCCCTGATGCCCTGTTCGGAGAACATATCCCAGATACTGACCTAATTCCTGTATCAATGACCTCCGCCTTAAAGACTTCTTTAGATATGCCAACTGCAGATTTGGCATCCCCTCATATGGAACGTCCACTTGGTGCTGCACTACTAGATTCTTGCCTAaatcttcttttcattgAGGATTTCACagtctcttcttcttctgataCTTCACAAAAGACTGGCGACCTCACAATGATTTTGTGGGAAAATGGGATAAATACTTATGATACATCTTATTATACACAATTTGTCCACTTGGATGCAAACAGGCTGCAAATTATAGAATTACTTTTGGCATTGGTATCAATTGATATTTACCTTCCAGTAAATTCTGACGGTTTTAAAGCCAAAGATaagatcaaaaacaaataccTAGATTATATGAAATATGAAGCAAGAGAACATTCGGTTATTTGCTTAACAGCttcaataataaatttgttttGCAGACACTCTGCATATTATAAGCAAGAAGGCACAAATCCTTATAAAATCATACCGAAAGAAAATAGCAGGGAAAACCCGAAGTATAGCAACAGAAATAGCTTTGATACCAATCCAGGCTCTTCCAACAATATCAACAGCCAATGGTTACCTGAGTTAAGATCCAAATTAGTGATTTCATCATTACAATTCCTCAATGTTATGATATGTCCTGAGGAATCGAACACTAAAGTCACCAAGAAGAGAATGGTTAATACTGCTGTTTCTTACTTAGCTACTCTACAGAGGGAATTTGACTTAAAACTAATTTTGACCTCAGTAATAagaattttcaaattacCAATCGATGCAGCCATTGATGAAGATTCAAACTTATTCACATTTCCTACAGCAtcatcaagaaaaaaacatCAAAATTTATCTAATCATAGCAGaacttcatcatcatctaatATAAAAAGATCGACATCTAATTCCTCTGCTACCTCTAGATACGATTCTAATCCTAATACTGTAACTGGTAGTCCAAAGTTAGCGAATATGAGAGAAAACAACACTAGTTCCTATTCATCACTACCTCCATTACCGCCTATTCTCTGTCAAAGTTTAGTATTTTTGATTAATGTCATCAAGATAAACAAACTTGTAAAAAATCAGTTTGCTGACAAGTTTGCAAGTAAATTTGTTGTGTTTGCTGTTTATTACTTAAAATATTACAACGATAACCCGGAATATTCCCTAACTGTGATACCGGTGATTAACATGCTTGCTCTCTATCTAACTTCAAAACCGTTGGTACTTTTAAAAATGCTGGATCCCTTTAATTCCAACTATTACACGAATAAAATACCTAATGCGTTTAAATTAACATCTGGAAATATTAACAATTTGACGTATAGGGACTTTACTGTGATTCAACTTTGTAACATTGCTGACTACGAAGTGAAAAACAATATCCAACCGAATCCTATTATTTATGAAACTCTTTACAACCTAATACCTATTGATCCAAAATGGTTAGCATCTGATACATCAGGTGCAGATGACGAAGAACTCACTTTACTGTCCAGAAAAAAATCTATCAACAGCAGTGGCAATGGGTTAAAGAGCTGTGAACGTCTAAGTTATAATGCTTCATTAGCTGTGCTTCACCTGATATCTAAAATGTCAAGTAGAAATTATTTGACCACCTATTCCACTCCAAGAATAGCATCCATGGTGACATCAATACCAGCTTATGTCCTATCACCCGGTTTTAAGCTTGATCTTCTGGCTATTCTTTTGAGAGCTGTTTCTCTTTATGTTGTCTCAAATACAGATGAAGCTATGAACTTAATATTTGCTTTCGCACGCCATAAGAGTGTAATACTGCAACTCTCAGAAGTTATGAACTCAATTgccaaaaatttttcacctACTAATACACAAATCTCAACTACTGATAAAAACATAAGGTTACGTGATTTTTACCGATTGCATGATCTATCTTACAATAACATCAACTTTAGGAAAGCATTTAATAACGATGAAGGTTTTCACAGATCGTCTTCACCAAATCTAATAAAAAGTAACAAtggaaaaaataatgataataatgacTCTGACAATGATTCTATGGACATGAACAGTTCTGCATATCTCGTGTTAACCAAGCCAATTGCAAGAGAATATTCCAGTGACGATCTTCGAAATAATAATCTTACAACTAGGGAGCATGCAGGctctaataataataataatattaatagcAGTAATGATAAAACATTGCAAGTTCTTGAGTACgttgattttattaatgACCCAATAATCTCACTTGCAAACGAGTCtgattatttcaaaatgaGACCTAAATGGCCAGTAGGAATTTCAATGAAATCCAAAGTTAAGTCTTCCATGAAGAAAGATTTTGTCAGATCCTGGCAAGGGAATGATAGCATGGTATTACTAGTTAAGATAGTCAAGGTGCTACTGTATGATTTTCCTGAGATTGCAACAATAAATAACTCCGAGTACTATGTacttctaaaaaaaatggaggAGTCAAAGGATCACTTTTTATCTATGATAAAGGATAACATCCCTATTTACATGAGAACTGGTAGTTCTATTCAGCACCAAAAACTTTCCATAGATGATGAATCCAAGTTTTCGACCATATGGTTTTACACGTTGTGCTGGTCTGACATATTCAACACTCATTCTAGTCCCTATAATAAATCATTAATAAATGAACTGGAGGAGGTTGAGGAAACCAATGACATTATCCCAACTATTAGTAATAATGGCAGCAATATCTTTGCAGACCCTGGCTCACCAGTTTTGGAGAGATGGAACTCCAATAGTTCGAACTTATCGCGCACCAATAGTAACAGCAGCTCTTTAATGGGGTATTTTTTCCAACAGCCACAATCTGCAAGCTCTAATAGAAGTTCTGTAGACCACACAAGCCGTTTCATCGAGAGTAAAAACGCATCGGCCCCAACTAAAAAGGCAAGTGCTCCACAAAACAGTTCCTTTTCATTATTCAAATTTTCTTGGACAGGTTTTAATAAGAATGGTAACAGCGATGATTGTGATGTAAtaaaagaggaagaggaaaCAACTGTTTCTCAGACAAGTACTAGAAATGGTGTTAATCAGCAAATTTTTGTGAGCGCTTTGGATATGTCCTTACTAAAGTCTAATATATGGGTTGATACGAAAGTAAGGATGTTCATAGTCGAGAGAGAGGAAAAGGAAGAGTTTTCTCTTTTGGACATGACTTCAACATTCTTTAAGAAGTTAAAATTCAACAATTCTGCGGCGATGAGTAATTGGGAATCCAATAATATTCCGGGATCTACTCCATTAGCATCCGTTCCATTTGCCGCACGAAATCCAATGTTCTGA
- the SEC39 gene encoding Sec39p (CAGL0M00836g~Ortholog(s) have role in ER-dependent peroxisome organization, retrograde vesicle-mediated transport, Golgi to ER and Dsl1/NZR complex, endoplasmic reticulum membrane, nuclear envelope, peroxisome localization): MIEKKLAILASVYCSKADIKQLKRIIPYFKNQKALIFQFVQALWPELQDPLDLKFLFDVDTFNGDEDHAANSLNDILVQCLEQDSSLIPLVETNPDVVLERYDQLIKYVTRDSQIDFNIPPSHSSWIKNRIIHCNNYDKNLILYYQPLWSQLELTSEFNEWVNGVLLPLNNIPANNRIHIEELIKMDSAKRITFLLGCMPSSTSDLGFFSNIFLPMLRYYKETDLDYYTSHYVNPQTYKLENNNEITILSKIYEISGSVEVGAKVLGILYENGQNYFKSHPNKFTDSELRVLLTKIGTEDSSLHLKLLDLIRDIDDLEHFNSFKTLFDIQEGTEAQQYDLFTIYSRSFRIDNISELEKDFLFNKLSLRQKLEIIIESLIEKNNLSEVKKLLDEDPTPENNELLIKNFWKFFYRSENIHDEAFKIAETILSMIPSNFNGSAKRHQLEYLLKNSRDLSQHSINLHPHGFKPNYLLNYKDEPMAIISNLLELNPKLYKMTDKTQDILSNLNSCFDKKTTEVAKSKLLALHIDHALVNRDFMFAYQLCKEWFAICKDAGNDEGIGKQWLTIFQVGKFIDPEWPDNEAPTEILILQMEILSELLQYSPIDQIEIIATQWSALEVELSIRDLSTDTSISNDSNSLQFIQNSLNEVSHTMAAFLGRNR, from the coding sequence ATGATAGAAAAGAAGTTGGCGATTCTCGCCTCTGTATACTGCTCTAAAGCAGATATCAAGCAGCTGAAACGCATTATTCCTTATTTCAAGAATCAGAAAGCACTCATATTCCAGTTTGTTCAAGCTCTATGGCCGGAGTTGCAAGATCCTTTAGATCTtaagtttttatttgatgtCGATACTTTTAATGGTGACGAGGACCACGCAGCAAACAGTTTAAATGATATTCTAGTACAATGCTTGGAACAAGACTCCTCGTTGATTCCACTAGTGGAAACAAACCCTGATGTAGTGCTAGAAAGGTACGATCAATTGATTAAATATGTTACAAGGGACTCACAAATTGACTTCAACATTCCACCTTCCCATTCTTCATGGATAAAGAACAGAATTATTCATTGTAATAACTATGACAAGAATCTGATCCTCTATTATCAACCACTATGGTCACAATTAGAGCTAACATCAGAGTTCAATGAATGGGTGAACGGTGTATTATTACCATTGAACAATATCCCAGCTAATAATAGAATTCATATTGAGGAGCTCATAAAAATGGACTCAGCGAAACGCATAACGTTCCTTTTGGGTTGTATGCCAAGTTCTACATCTGATTTAGggtttttttcaaatattttcctACCAATGTTAAGGTACTATAAAGAAACCGATCTTGATTATTACACGAGTCATTACGTCAATCCACAAACATACAAACTGGAAAACAACAATGAAATAACAATTCTCTCAAAAATCTATGAAATATCTGGCTCTGTAGAGGTGGGAGCAAAGGTACTTGGCATTCTTTATGAAAATGGTCAAAACTATTTCAAAAGTCACCCAAATAAATTCACTGATTCCGAGTTGAGAGTTTTATTGACCAAAATTGGAACCGAAGATTCTAGTTTACACCTTAAACTGCTTGATCTTATCAGAGATATCGATGATCTGGAACATTTCAACAGCTTCAAAACACtatttgatattcaagAAGGTACAGAGGCTCAACAATATGACTTATTCACAATATATTCTAGGTCTTTTAGAATAGATAATATATCTGAATTAGAAAAGGACTTCTTATTCAACAAGTTGTCACTTAgacaaaaacttgaaataataatagagTCGCTCATagaaaagaacaatttATCGGAAGTGAAGAAGCTGTTAGATGAAGATCCAACGCCCGAAAATAACGAGTTGCTAATCAAAAATTTCTGGAAGTTCTTTTATAGATCTGAAAACATCCATGATGAGGCATTTAAGATTGCAGAAACGATACTGTCCATGATCCCCTCTAATTTTAATGGATCTGCAAAACGCCATCAATTAGAATACCTACTTAAGAATTCAAGGGACCTGTCTCAACATTCGATCAACTTACATCCACATGGTTTCAAACCAAACTATTTATTGAATTATAAAGATGAACCAATGGCTATAATATCCAATCTTTTAGAATTAAACCCAAAACTTTACAAGATGACAGATAAAACACAGGATATTTTGTCAAACCTTAATAGTTGTTTTGACAAGAAGACCACTGAAGTTGCTAAGTCGAAGTTGTTGGCTTTGCATATCGATCATGCCTTGGTTAACAGAGATTTCATGTTTGCTTATCAACTATGTAAAGAGTGGTTTGCTATCTGCAAAGATGCTGGAAATGATGAAGGTATTGGAAAACAATGGCTGACTATATTCCAGGTTGGAAAATTTATTGATCCTGAGTGGCCTGATAATGAAGCACCAACTGAAATActcattcttcaaatgGAAATTTTGAGCGAACTCCTCCAATATTCTCCGATTGATCAAATAGAAATTATAGCAACACAATGGAGTGCTCTAGAGGTCGAACTAAGTATAAGGGATCTCTCAACTGATACCTCAATATCGAATGATTCAAATTCATTACAATTTATACAAAACAGTTTGAATGAGGTTTCGCATACCATGGCAGCATTTTTGGGCAGAAACAGATAA